The segment AAAGTGTCTACGTTTCAGCAAAGGGTAatacaggaatggaagatagataaatggattgacggacggacggacgaacggatgaatggattggatggtacctactgTGCACCGTACAAACCAGAGACAGCATCCGTTAATGTTCAAGGATGAACGCAAATATATTATTTGCAAGAAAACTAACGTTTAAAGTCAACCTATAAGATTTGTCGAAATTAAACTCGTTTCTTTATTATTTGTTGGCGTGACGGAATCTCGTAGTCAAATAAAAGATAATCCCTTTCAAAAATTTTCGTAAGATTCTGAAACATCTCTGGctgtatatttttataaactaCCGATAGTAGTTCTGCCGAACTTTTATGCTtataatatgtttctttttttggaaACTTGATTTTGCCCTCCAAATCAATTTGTTTTAGGAAGCTGTTAGCATCTGTTTCAAGTGATTCATATTTACCAATAAAGTTATACCTAATAAGACATGGGTGACATAGGTTACTAAATAATTCCCAATGTTCATTGTATCCATGTTTAATTGTTTTGCTATCCAACAGGTATTGAACAAATTCTGTAAATTTAACACCGCCAGTATCTGAAGAATTCACGGtagatttgtttctgtatatccttaaaattttttccccaaaactgtGCATAAAGATAGGGTTATTTGTTTCGAAGAACTTATTCCTATATGCTGAAAATACACGTTCAAGTGGTTCTCGGACAAATATCGCCTTCGTATAATGCTTTATACGGTACTCCACTTCTGGAATAGAATATGTATCCAAGAAAGttaagtttttctttaatatatggaCATCTCCTGCTTTTAAATGCATAGGATCAGAGGAATTTATTTTGtctttcattgatagaaatattcGTATAAAATTTGTACATGCCACTTTCGGCACATAGCAAAACATAACTTTGTACTTGTCATCCACAATAATATGTTTGAATCTCTGACTTTCTTTTAATTCATATCCTTTGTTGACAAGCCAGTTGCACATGTGGTTCAGTTTATCTACACGAGTACTCATCTTCACTTCTTCAGCTGTATATCTATTCTAAAGATCAAAACAGAATTCACAATAGTTATTACATTAATATCGACTGATTCTCAGCATGGTGGTTTGAAATAAAGAACCACCTGTCATCAAGGTATTTAGATAAAGTGAAAAACAAACTAGCGACATTAAAGTTATAATTATCCCGTATATCTTAGGTACTTTTTACTGACCATTGAATGCAAATGAAATGCCGGTTAAACCTTACAAAAAATACCATTTGAACTTGACAGAAATCGTTTCAAGGTAGACAGTGATAATTCAgtcatttctttaacaaatgtTAAGTCCCGACTTTTTTAGGATAACCACGTGTTTAGTGTTCAGCTCATTTACTTTTGAACTATGTGCTACAGCTGGTAGTATCTATAATAAGTATGTCAGAactcttcttttttgttttgttttacctcCTATATTTCTTTGCCGGCGGGCCTTCATGGTATTCCCTATTTGCTCTGTTAGTTTCAACAACATCAAATTCATTCGCATGTCTCATAATGTCTTTCATAATTCTATATTTGCACAGGAATGGTAGAGCTTAACATATCTTGAATTTTCTAACATTAAGTACGGGATTCTTTAGCATTTTTCAAAAAGTTCGTAATATGGCTGGGATCATACGtgatagttttgatagtttttcttttgcattatAAATCGGTTATCTGTGCCGTACTGTTATATCATTTCTTCATTATCTTTTTTCTATTCAGTTCaccttttaaatgtatatatgtgtaGGTGATCCATCCGAGATCCCATAAAAATTCTCAATGTGTATATATCTAAGAGATTATCAAAAATGAGTCGAAGTAAAACCTGCTATTAAAGGAATAAGGCTTCTTTCCTTTAAGAATATAAAAAAGAAgcactaaaattttaaaagaagtgTAAAGGTCAAACAGTTCACGTGAaatcttaaaataatatatatatatatatatatatatatatatatatatatatatatatatatatatatatatatatatatatataaacgccATTTCAGAAATGGAAAACATTATTCTTTTTCAATTCAACAGTTTTATTTAAATGCTGTTGAATATCAACAAAGAGACACCGAGTCTGCATTACTTCTATAGAACATCCATATAAAACGAAATGACTTACAGTAGGTAGCAGTCAAAATTTATAGAATTATGACAAAGCTTAAGTCTTCTTTATTTATAACTGGCTAACAGAAATACGTAACGTTAGAAAgaagtttaaaaatgaaatatgatataattcCGACGGGTTTCTTACCAAAAAACATTCAGGTAGCCCCTTGACTGCTAAATATTCTATGATGACAGCTCCGAGAGAAAAGCTTAATAAAACATTCAATCGGCGTTTTAGCTTCATGTGACGCATATCATTAACTGTATATCTGAAACAGAAGTATTGCATGAATTTCCGTTGATAATGTTAAAAGAGAATAATGATAACACAATTTCCTTACGAAACAATATAATTCAGGAATTATGAATGTAAGGCATGTCTATTtaaacaaatgatgaaaatatataacaGTTATATTCTAAATTCAAACTTATAGAGGGTTCATATAATAAGTTTGATATTGAAGTGAAGTATTTTGTTACAACACGTACAATAGAAGCTTTTCTGCTGCAAAAATCATCGTTTATTGACCTGCTGAGCGCtcacaaaatatatgttttaaacacTGAAATACAATATACAGAAGAGCTcactaatagcagactcggtttgactgtgtTTAACAGAGGGAATGAACGATTGTGCAGATTCCCTTCACGACCCCTTAGCATGGGCGTAAGCAGAATGCGACTATAATAAAACTGAATGGATTCCATGGTTTTAAAGGACCAGAACAAATTACTAtaagactttgatagttaataattCATGAGATCTGACGGAAGCATAGGACGCAACAAAGTACAATGGTAGCATGGAACGCACGATAGTCTCTGTATTCTATTAAAATTGTTACCGCTAAGGTAATACATCGCCACGTATTAAATATGCCGCTTTGGATATTTGATGTTTCATTTATTACCATGCAATTTCATATGATTgcttttacattaattttcttgATAGTTTCTATCAGATATAAGTGATGGCTTGACTTTTGTAATCGATGAAACTCAAATTACTGGACAATAAGTCTAATAATAGTAAATTACCGaatacattttgcaaagttatGATTTAATGTCTGATTGACCACGGCATAAAACTCTGTCAAACAATATCAAAGAAATTGGAGAATTAAATTAAGGGACATgcacattttatgtaaatgataaaACTGAAGTAGTGAATATTATGATGGTTTTGGCCCGattttgacccaacttaattttaGTCTTTGACCAAAACCCCGACCAAAAACCAAACCAAATTAAAAACCCAAAAGGTTTTAACTTTCCCTTTCGTTTtctaaattttttcccaaaaaaccgGGTTTAAATAAATAGCgacatttttttcgaaaatgaaaaatttgggaaaatttaaatttgtttttttctgaaaatggctaTTTAAAAAACCCCCACAaataaaacccaaatcaaaacCGCCTTTTTTCCCTGCCAAGTGCAGCAAACGTaaatttgcttttactttggccgaatctttg is part of the Mercenaria mercenaria strain notata unplaced genomic scaffold, MADL_Memer_1 contig_3492, whole genome shotgun sequence genome and harbors:
- the LOC123565611 gene encoding carbohydrate sulfotransferase 11-like, encoding MRHMKLKRRLNVLLSFSLGAVIIEYLAVKGLPECFLNRYTAEEVKMSTRVDKLNHMCNWLVNKGYELKESQRFKHIIVDDKYKVMFCYVPKVACTNFIRIFLSMKDKINSSDPMHLKAGDVHILKKNLTFLDTYSIPEVEYRIKHYTKAIFVREPLERVFSAYRNKFFETNNPIFMHSFGEKILRIYRNKSTVNSSDTGGVKFTEFVQYLLDSKTIKHGYNEHWELFSNLCHPCLIRYNFIGKYESLETDANSFLKQIDLEGKIKFPKKETYYKHKSSAELLSVVYKNIQPEMFQNLTKIFERDYLLFDYEIPSRQQIIKKRV